The Nodosilinea sp. FACHB-141 genome has a segment encoding these proteins:
- the sppA gene encoding signal peptide peptidase SppA, with translation MIWPFSRRSRKSIARIEVTGVIGAATRKRMLEALKEIEERRFPALLLRIDSPGGTVGDSQEIYIALKRLKDKLKIVASFGNISASGGVYIGMGANHIVANPGTITGSIGVILRGNNLERLLDKVGVSFKVIKSGPYKDILAFDRELTDPEKGILQELIDVSYSQFVKTVAEARHLSEETVRSFADGRIFTGEQALQLGVVDRLGSEEDARRWAAELAGLDPDKAECITFDEKKPLLRRLVPGNSNVAASGLAYPGLAVPALNATLEWLEFERSTSGMPLWLYRP, from the coding sequence ATGATTTGGCCGTTTTCTCGCCGTTCTCGCAAGTCCATTGCCCGCATCGAAGTGACCGGCGTGATCGGGGCCGCCACCCGTAAGCGGATGCTAGAGGCCCTCAAAGAGATTGAGGAAAGGCGCTTCCCGGCTCTGCTGCTGCGCATTGACAGCCCTGGCGGCACCGTAGGCGATTCCCAAGAAATTTACATCGCCCTCAAACGGCTCAAAGACAAGCTCAAAATCGTGGCCAGCTTTGGCAATATCTCTGCCTCGGGTGGGGTCTACATCGGCATGGGAGCCAACCACATTGTGGCCAATCCCGGCACGATCACCGGCAGCATCGGCGTCATTTTGCGGGGCAATAATCTAGAGCGCCTGCTCGACAAGGTGGGCGTGTCATTCAAGGTAATTAAGTCTGGCCCCTATAAAGATATTCTCGCCTTCGATCGCGAACTCACCGACCCCGAAAAAGGCATTCTGCAAGAGCTAATCGACGTCAGCTATAGCCAGTTTGTCAAAACCGTCGCCGAGGCCCGCCATCTGAGCGAAGAGACGGTGCGTAGCTTTGCCGATGGGCGCATTTTTACCGGCGAGCAAGCCCTCCAGCTTGGTGTTGTAGACCGGCTCGGCAGCGAGGAAGACGCCCGCCGCTGGGCCGCCGAACTAGCCGGCCTCGACCCTGACAAGGCCGAGTGCATCACCTTTGATGAGAAAAAGCCTCTCCTGCGGCGGCTAGTGCCCGGCAACAGCAATGTCGCTGCCTCTGGCCTAGCCTATCCTGGGCTGGCGGTACCGGCCCTCAATGCGACCCTAGAGTGGCTGGAGTTCGAACGCTCTACCAGCGGCATGCCCCTATGGCTGTATCGGCCCTAA
- the aroH gene encoding chorismate mutase: MDWRVWAIRGAVTVPENTEGAIQEAVTELMDALEESNHLDPACIISATFSVTRDLDAVFPAAIARQRPQWDNVALLDVQHMHVEGSLPCCIRILMHVQLPAPHDKIQHVYLRGARDLRPDLVVTG; the protein is encoded by the coding sequence GTGGACTGGCGAGTGTGGGCAATTCGGGGAGCGGTAACGGTACCAGAAAATACTGAGGGGGCCATTCAGGAGGCCGTCACAGAGCTGATGGATGCCCTCGAAGAGAGCAACCACCTCGACCCGGCCTGCATTATTAGCGCCACCTTCTCCGTCACTCGCGACTTGGATGCGGTGTTTCCGGCGGCGATCGCCCGCCAGCGACCCCAATGGGACAACGTTGCTCTCCTCGACGTGCAGCACATGCATGTCGAGGGCAGCCTACCCTGCTGCATCCGCATTTTGATGCACGTGCAGCTCCCAGCCCCCCACGACAAAATTCAGCACGTCTACCTGCGCGGCGCCCGCGACCTGCGTCCCGACTTGGTAGTTACGGGTTAG
- the crtR gene encoding beta-carotene hydroxylase produces MSVAAEALTVRKTVPPELLKTEGGLSLNSLMFIASVGLISLSTVGYFCWHWTNWCVFLMNVLSLHLAGTVIHDASHNSAHRNRVVNALLGHGSALILGFSFPVFTRVHLQHHAHVNDPKNDPDHFVSTGGPLWLIAARFFYHEIYFFKRRLWRNWELLEWFLGRFAVGLLVFIACRFDFVGYLFNYWFSPALVVGIALGLFFDYLPHRPFEDRDRWKNARVYPSPILNLLIMGQNYHLVHHLWPSVPWYKYKPTYEVMQPLLDEKGSPQSLGLLKMKDFFGFLYDLFLGIRLKRH; encoded by the coding sequence ATGTCGGTGGCAGCTGAAGCCCTGACGGTTCGAAAGACGGTTCCCCCTGAGTTACTCAAAACCGAAGGCGGATTGAGCCTCAACTCTCTCATGTTTATAGCTTCCGTCGGGCTGATTAGTCTGTCTACGGTGGGCTATTTTTGCTGGCATTGGACAAACTGGTGTGTGTTTCTAATGAATGTGCTGTCCCTACACCTGGCGGGGACGGTTATTCACGATGCTAGCCACAACTCGGCTCACCGCAACCGCGTGGTGAATGCCCTACTGGGCCACGGTAGCGCCCTGATCTTAGGGTTCTCGTTTCCGGTGTTTACGCGGGTGCACCTGCAGCACCATGCCCACGTTAACGATCCTAAGAACGACCCCGATCATTTTGTCTCGACGGGCGGGCCGCTGTGGTTAATTGCGGCGCGCTTTTTCTACCACGAGATCTACTTTTTTAAGCGCCGCCTCTGGCGCAACTGGGAGCTGCTGGAGTGGTTTTTAGGTCGCTTTGCAGTGGGGCTGCTGGTGTTCATCGCCTGTCGGTTCGACTTTGTGGGCTACCTCTTTAACTACTGGTTCTCGCCTGCCCTAGTGGTGGGCATTGCCCTAGGCCTGTTTTTTGACTATTTGCCCCACCGACCGTTTGAAGATCGCGATCGCTGGAAGAACGCCCGGGTCTACCCCAGTCCCATTCTCAACCTGCTGATCATGGGTCAGAACTATCACCTGGTACACCACCTGTGGCCCTCAGTGCCCTGGTATAAGTACAAACCCACCTACGAGGTAATGCAGCCCCTGCTGGATGAAAAAGGGTCGCCCCAGTCCCTTGGGCTGCTGAAAATGAAAGACTTCTTTGGCTTTCTGTACGACCTATTTCTGGGCATTCGGCTAAAGCGACATTAG